In Bordetella holmesii ATCC 51541, the following proteins share a genomic window:
- a CDS encoding acyl-CoA dehydrogenase, C-terminal domain protein, translated as MASGQKLASYCLTEPNAGSDAASLVTRAERHGGDFLINGAKAFISGGGDTDLLVVMARTGGAGPGGVLAFAVPADAAGISYGRKEAKMGWNSQSTRPITFENVRVPAHYLLGAEGEGFKIAMKGLDGGRINIGTCSVGAAQGALDAARRYMDERRQFNRKLAEFQALQFKLADMATHLVAARQMVRLAACKLDSGSADAGTYCAMAKRFATDMGFQICLDAQQIHGGYGYLRDYPLERLVRDTRVHQILEGTNEIMRVIVARQLLDKGVDIR; from the coding sequence TTGGCCAGTGGGCAGAAACTGGCTTCCTATTGCCTGACCGAACCCAATGCGGGCTCGGATGCCGCTTCCCTGGTCACGCGGGCCGAACGTCATGGTGGCGATTTTCTGATCAACGGCGCCAAGGCCTTTATCTCCGGCGGCGGCGATACCGATTTGCTGGTGGTCATGGCGCGCACGGGCGGGGCCGGGCCGGGCGGCGTTTTGGCGTTTGCGGTGCCGGCCGACGCCGCCGGCATCAGCTACGGCCGCAAGGAAGCAAAAATGGGCTGGAACAGTCAGTCCACACGGCCCATCACCTTCGAAAACGTGCGGGTGCCGGCACATTACCTGCTCGGTGCCGAGGGCGAGGGCTTCAAGATCGCCATGAAGGGGCTCGATGGCGGGCGCATCAATATCGGGACCTGCTCGGTGGGCGCAGCGCAAGGCGCGCTGGATGCGGCGCGTCGTTATATGGACGAAAGGCGGCAGTTCAATCGCAAGTTGGCGGAGTTCCAGGCCTTGCAGTTCAAGCTTGCGGATATGGCTACCCACCTGGTGGCAGCCAGGCAGATGGTGCGTCTGGCCGCCTGCAAGCTCGACAGTGGGTCGGCCGATGCGGGGACCTATTGCGCCATGGCCAAGCGCTTTGCGACCGACATGGGGTTCCAGATCTGTCTGGACGCGCAGCAGATTCATGGCGGATATGGGTATCTGCGGGACTATCCTCTGGAACGCCTGGTGCGCGATACTCGTGTGCATCAGATACTGGAGGGCACCAACGAGATCATGCGTGTGATCGTGGCCCGTCAGTTGCTGGACAAGGGAGTGGATATTCGATGA
- a CDS encoding acyl-CoA dehydrogenase, N-terminal domain protein gives MDLELTEEQRAFAQAARDYAQGELAPHAAHWDAEGIFPREAFARAGALGFCAIYASEDIGGLGLPRLDATLVFEEMAAVDPSTTAFLTIHNMATWMVGKWGTDDLRQE, from the coding sequence GTGGACCTTGAACTCACCGAGGAGCAGCGCGCCTTTGCCCAGGCCGCGCGGGACTATGCGCAGGGTGAACTCGCGCCACATGCGGCGCATTGGGATGCCGAGGGCATCTTTCCGCGCGAGGCCTTCGCCCGCGCCGGCGCCCTGGGCTTTTGTGCGATCTACGCCAGTGAAGACATAGGCGGCCTGGGCCTGCCCCGGCTCGACGCCACGCTCGTCTTCGAAGAAATGGCCGCGGTGGATCCCTCCACGACGGCCTTTCTCACGATTCACAATATGGCCACCTGGATGGTGGGGAAGTGGGGTACTGATGACCTGCGCCAGGAATGA
- a CDS encoding rnfH Ubiquitin family protein — translation MANELRVTVCHAQASGVWMRELTLPAGATVGEALMASGFGQAFPDIDPWQQGLGIYGQRAEAHTRLHPGDRVEIYRALTFDPKESRRRRAEHRRARVSKAGERQRPAGLL, via the coding sequence ATGGCGAATGAGCTGCGCGTGACGGTCTGCCATGCGCAGGCCAGCGGTGTCTGGATGCGCGAGTTGACGCTACCGGCCGGCGCCACCGTAGGCGAGGCGTTGATGGCGAGCGGGTTTGGCCAGGCCTTTCCCGACATCGACCCCTGGCAGCAGGGCTTGGGGATATATGGCCAGCGCGCCGAGGCCCATACGCGGCTACATCCTGGCGACAGAGTGGAAATCTACCGGGCGCTGACCTTCGATCCCAAAGAGTCGCGCCGGCGCCGCGCCGAGCATCGTCGCGCACGAGTCAGTAAGGCCGGCGAGCGCCAGCGGCCAGCCGGCCTGCTCTAG
- a CDS encoding polyketide cyclase / dehydrase and lipid transport family protein, with translation MHKVQRSVLVPYSAAQMFDLVAAVEKYPEFMPWCGGTEVQSRSEHGMQASVLISFAGMKQRFTTRNTHDYPNRIDLELVDGPFSSLVGHWVFQPLAEDACKVLFTLEYAFSNRALEMVVGPVFNRIATSFIESFTKRAQQVYGE, from the coding sequence ATGCACAAAGTACAACGCTCCGTCCTGGTTCCCTACAGCGCGGCCCAGATGTTCGACCTGGTTGCCGCCGTGGAAAAGTACCCTGAATTCATGCCTTGGTGCGGCGGCACCGAGGTGCAGTCGCGCAGCGAGCACGGCATGCAGGCTTCCGTATTGATCAGCTTTGCCGGGATGAAGCAGCGTTTTACCACGCGGAACACCCACGACTACCCGAACCGCATCGATCTTGAGCTGGTTGATGGGCCTTTTTCCAGTCTGGTGGGCCATTGGGTCTTCCAACCGCTGGCCGAGGACGCCTGCAAGGTATTGTTCACCCTGGAGTACGCCTTTTCCAATCGTGCGCTGGAGATGGTCGTCGGGCCGGTGTTCAATCGCATCGCCACCAGTTTCATCGAATCGTTCACCAAGCGGGCGCAGCAGGTCTATGGCGAATGA
- the smpB gene encoding ssrA-binding protein produces MSIIDNRKATHDYFIEDRYEAGIVLQGWEVKAIRAGRVQLKESYVIVRDGELYLLGMHVSPLATASTHIHPDAVRTRKLLLKAEEIHKLIGKVEQRGFTLVPLNLHYKNGRIKLDFALGRGKKLYDKRDTAREKDWERERERVMKHDTRRRDD; encoded by the coding sequence ATGAGCATTATTGATAATCGCAAGGCCACGCACGACTATTTCATCGAAGACCGATACGAGGCCGGCATCGTGCTACAGGGCTGGGAGGTCAAGGCCATTCGTGCCGGCCGCGTCCAGCTCAAGGAGAGTTACGTCATCGTCCGCGATGGCGAACTTTACCTGCTCGGCATGCATGTCAGCCCGCTGGCCACGGCTTCGACCCACATTCACCCCGATGCCGTGCGCACGCGCAAGCTGCTGCTCAAGGCCGAGGAGATTCACAAACTGATCGGCAAAGTCGAGCAGCGCGGCTTTACGCTCGTGCCGTTGAACCTGCATTACAAGAACGGCCGCATCAAGCTGGACTTCGCTCTGGGCCGCGGCAAAAAGCTCTACGACAAACGCGATACGGCGCGCGAGAAAGACTGGGAGCGTGAGCGGGAGCGTGTCATGAAGCACGATACGCGCCGCCGCGACGACTAG
- a CDS encoding helix-turn-helix family protein has translation MNTHKHARLTFLRRLEMVQQLIAHQVCVPEAARAYGVTAPTVRKWLGRFLAQGQAGLADASSRPTVSPRAIAPAKALAIVELRRKRLTQARIAQALGVSASTVSRVLARAGLSHLADLEPAEPVVRYEHQAPGDLLHIDIKKLGRIQRPGHRVTGNRRDTVEGAGWDFVFVAIDDHARVAFTDIHPDEHFPSAVQFLKDAVAYYQRLGVTIQRLLTDNGSAFRSRAFAALCHELGIKHRFTRPYRPQTNGKAERFIQSALREWAYAHTYQNSQHRADAMKSWLHHYNWHRPHQGIGRAVPISRLNLDEYNLLTVHS, from the coding sequence ATGAACACCCATAAGCATGCCCGATTGACCTTCCTACGTCGCCTCGAAATGGTCCAGCAATTGATCGCCCATCAAGTTTGTGTGCCTGAAGCGGCCCGCGCCTATGGGGTCACCGCGCCGACTGTGCGCAAATGGCTGGGCCGCTTCCTGGCTCAGGGCCAGGCGGGCTTGGCCGATGCGTCCTCGCGCCCGACGGTCTCGCCCCGAGCGATTGCGCCGGCCAAGGCGCTGGCTATCGTGGAGCTGCGCCGCAAGCGGCTGACCCAAGCGCGCATCGCCCAGGCGCTGGGCGTGTCAGCCAGCACCGTCAGCCGCGTCCTGGCCCGCGCCGGTCTGTCGCACCTGGCCGACCTGGAGCCGGCCGAGCCGGTGGTGCGCTACGAGCATCAGGCCCCCGGCGATCTGCTGCACATCGACATCAAGAAGCTGGGACGTATCCAGCGCCCTGGCCACCGGGTCACGGGCAACCGACGCGATACCGTTGAGGGGGCCGGCTGGGACTTCGTCTTCGTGGCCATCGATGACCACGCCCGCGTGGCCTTCACCGACATCCACCCCGACGAGCACTTCCCCAGCGCCGTCCAGTTCCTCAAGGACGCAGTGGCCTACTACCAGCGCCTGGGCGTGACCATCCAGCGCTTGCTCACCGACAATGGCTCGGCCTTTCGCAGCCGCGCCTTCGCCGCGCTGTGCCATGAGCTGGGCATCAAGCACCGCTTTACCCGACCTTACCGCCCACAGACCAATGGCAAGGCCGAACGCTTCATCCAGTCGGCCTTGCGTGAGTGGGCTTACGCTCACACCTACCAGAACTCCCAACACCGAGCCGATGCCATGAAATCCTGGCTACACCACTACAACTGGCATCGACCCCACCAAGGCATCGGGCGCGCTGTACCCATCTCCAGACTCAACCTGGACGAATACAACCTATTGACAGTTCACAGCTAG
- a CDS encoding helix-turn-helix family protein: protein MNTHKHARLTFLRRLEMVQQLIAHQVCVPEAARAYGVTAPTVRKWLGRFLAQGQAGLADASSRPTVSPRAIAPAKALAIVELRRKRLTQARIAQALGVSASTVSRVLARAGLSHLADLEPAEPVVRYEHQAPAICCTSTSRSWDVSSALATGSRATDAIPLRGPAGTSSSWPSMTTPAWPSPTSTPTSASPAPSSSSRTQWPTTSAWA from the coding sequence ATGAACACCCATAAGCATGCCCGATTGACCTTCCTACGTCGACTCGAAATGGTCCAGCAATTGATCGCCCATCAAGTTTGTGTGCCTGAAGCGGCCCGCGCCTATGGGGTCACCGCGCCGACTGTGCGCAAATGGCTGGGCCGCTTCCTGGCTCAGGGCCAGGCGGGCTTGGCCGATGCGTCCTCGCGCCCGACGGTCTCGCCCCGAGCGATTGCGCCGGCCAAGGCGCTGGCTATCGTGGAGCTGCGCCGCAAGCGGCTGACCCAAGCGCGCATCGCCCAGGCGCTGGGCGTGTCAGCCAGCACCGTCAGCCGCGTCCTGGCCCGCGCCGGTCTGTCGCACCTGGCCGACCTGGAGCCGGCCGAGCCGGTGGTGCGCTACGAGCATCAGGCCCCGGCGATCTGCTGCACATCGACATCAAGAAGCTGGGACGTATCCAGCGCCCTGGCCACCGGGTCACGGGCAACCGACGCGATACCGTTGAGGGGGCCGGCTGGGACTTCGTCTTCGTGGCCATCGATGACCACGCCCGCGTGGCCTTCACCGACATCCACCCCGACGAGCGCTTCCCCAGCGCCGTCCAGTTCCTCAAGGACGCAGTGGCCTACTACCAGCGCCTGGGCGTGA
- a CDS encoding integrase core domain protein, translating into MAYYQRLGVTIQRLLTDNGSAFRSRAFAALCHELGIKHRFTRPYRPQTNGKAERFIQSALREWAYAHTYQNSQHRADAMKSWLHHYNWHRPHQGIGRAVPISRLNLDEYNLLTVHS; encoded by the coding sequence GTGGCCTACTACCAGCGCCTGGGCGTGACCATCCAGCGCTTGCTCACCGACAATGGCTCGGCCTTTCGCAGCCGCGCCTTCGCCGCGCTGTGCCATGAGCTGGGCATCAAGCACCGCTTTACCCGACCTTACCGCCCACAGACCAATGGCAAGGCCGAACGCTTCATCCAGTCGGCCTTGCGTGAGTGGGCTTACGCTCACACCTACCAGAACTCCCAACACCGAGCCGATGCCATGAAATCCTGGCTACACCACTACAACTGGCATCGACCCCACCAAGGCATCGGGCGCGCTGTACCCATCTCCAGACTCAACCTGGACGAATACAACCTATTGACAGTTCACAGCTAG
- a CDS encoding diguanylate cyclase domain protein produces the protein MLLMTALASLIGLCVLGSLWRSGMPGIREAMSGHVTTILAMLLMAQQAWAPQWLGILVANMLYALGGGLFVLGVRRFLGQGVSWRLMLASVGVFVVGLAFYTYVTPDVGARIVLASLIYTVLLIVLVWSVWVSRRERFAYGHIFMLCLASAGIVGHATRLVIYALGLDAVPDLLTPTRLNVVFLSLGVVVMPSLTLGLIMMIHDRMLIVREREANTDFLTGVMSRKAWWHAALEMGQHARDTGRPMALLVLDIDHFKKVNDSMGHAAGDAVLRHFAVVAGALLRPGDALGRLGGEEFIAAMPDLSVLEAQALAARMLAVLGTMPCQYGDRQLRYTFSGGVAAWDGVESLTVAMERADRALYRAKAGGRSRVDLAYPEAA, from the coding sequence TTGCTGTTGATGACCGCGCTGGCGTCGCTGATCGGGCTTTGCGTGCTGGGGTCGCTGTGGCGCAGCGGCATGCCCGGTATACGCGAGGCCATGAGTGGCCACGTGACCACCATCCTGGCCATGCTGCTGATGGCGCAGCAGGCGTGGGCACCACAGTGGCTGGGCATCCTGGTGGCCAATATGCTGTATGCGCTGGGCGGCGGCCTGTTCGTGCTGGGTGTGCGCCGCTTCCTGGGCCAGGGCGTGTCGTGGCGGCTGATGCTCGCCTCGGTTGGGGTTTTCGTGGTGGGGCTGGCGTTCTACACGTACGTCACGCCGGATGTCGGCGCGCGCATCGTGCTGGCCTCGCTCATCTACACCGTGCTGCTCATCGTGCTGGTCTGGTCGGTGTGGGTGTCGCGTCGAGAACGCTTTGCCTACGGTCATATCTTCATGCTGTGCCTGGCTTCGGCCGGTATCGTGGGCCATGCCACGAGGCTGGTGATCTACGCCTTGGGGCTCGACGCCGTGCCGGATCTGCTCACGCCCACGCGGCTGAATGTCGTGTTTCTGTCTTTGGGAGTCGTTGTCATGCCCAGTTTGACGCTGGGTCTGATCATGATGATCCACGATCGCATGCTGATCGTGCGGGAGCGCGAGGCCAACACGGATTTCCTGACAGGCGTGATGTCGCGCAAGGCCTGGTGGCATGCTGCGCTGGAGATGGGCCAGCATGCCCGCGACACGGGCAGGCCCATGGCCTTGCTGGTGCTGGACATCGACCATTTCAAGAAGGTCAACGACAGCATGGGGCACGCGGCCGGGGACGCCGTGCTGCGGCATTTTGCGGTGGTGGCCGGCGCGCTGCTGCGTCCGGGCGATGCGCTCGGGCGCCTGGGCGGAGAGGAATTTATTGCCGCCATGCCGGATCTCAGCGTGCTGGAGGCCCAGGCCCTGGCCGCCCGCATGCTTGCCGTGTTGGGCACCATGCCCTGTCAGTACGGCGATCGCCAGTTGCGCTACACCTTCAGCGGCGGCGTGGCAGCCTGGGACGGGGTCGAGAGCCTGACCGTGGCGATGGAGCGGGCGGACCGGGCGCTGTATCGCGCCAAGGCAGGCGGTCGCAGCAGGGTAGACCTGGCCTACCCCGAGGCGGCCTAG
- a CDS encoding helix-turn-helix family protein, whose protein sequence is MNTHKHARLTFLRRLEMVQQLIAHQVCVPEAARAYGVTAPTVRKWLGRFLAQGQAGLADASSRPTVSPRAIAPAKALAIVELRRKRLTQARIAQALGVSASTVSRVLARAGLSHLADLEPAEPVVRYEHQAPGDLLHIDIKKLGRIQRPGHRVTGNRRDTVEGAGWDFVFVAIDDHARVAFTDIHPDERFPSAVQFLKDAVAYYQRLGVTIQRLLTDNGSAFRSRAFAALCHELGIKHRFTRPYRPQTNGKAERFIQSALREWAYAHTYQNSQHRADAMKSWLHHYNWHRPHQGIGRAVPISRLNLDEYNLLTVHN, encoded by the coding sequence ATGAACACCCATAAGCATGCCCGATTGACCTTCCTACGTCGACTCGAAATGGTCCAGCAATTGATCGCCCATCAAGTTTGTGTGCCTGAAGCGGCCCGCGCCTATGGGGTCACCGCGCCGACTGTGCGCAAATGGCTGGGCCGCTTCCTGGCTCAGGGCCAGGCGGGCTTGGCCGATGCGTCCTCGCGCCCGACGGTCTCGCCCCGAGCGATTGCGCCGGCCAAGGCGCTGGCTATCGTGGAGCTGCGCCGCAAGCGGCTGACCCAAGCGCGCATCGCCCAGGCGCTGGGCGTGTCAGCCAGCACCGTCAGCCGCGTCCTGGCCCGCGCCGGTCTGTCGCACCTGGCCGACCTGGAGCCGGCCGAGCCGGTGGTGCGCTACGAGCATCAGGCCCCCGGCGATCTGCTGCACATCGACATCAAGAAGCTGGGACGTATCCAGCGCCCTGGCCACCGGGTCACGGGCAACCGACGCGATACCGTTGAGGGGGCCGGCTGGGACTTCGTCTTCGTGGCCATCGATGACCACGCCCGCGTGGCCTTCACCGACATCCACCCCGACGAGCGCTTCCCCAGCGCCGTCCAGTTCCTCAAGGACGCAGTGGCCTACTACCAGCGCCTGGGCGTGACCATCCAGCGCTTGCTCACCGACAATGGCTCGGCCTTTCGCAGCCGCGCCTTCGCCGCGCTGTGCCATGAGCTGGGCATCAAGCACCGCTTTACCCGACCTTACCGCCCACAGACCAATGGCAAGGCCGAACGCTTCATCCAGTCGGCCTTGCGTGAGTGGGCTTACGCTCACACCTACCAGAACTCCCAACACCGAGCCGATGCCATGAAATCCTGGCTACACCACTACAACTGGCATCGACCCCACCAAGGCATCGGGCGCGCTGTACCCATCTCCAGACTCAACCTGGACGAATACAACCTATTGACAGTTCACAACTAG
- a CDS encoding SPFH domain / Band 7 family protein, with the protein MLVVVVVLALLVVIKAIAIVPQQHAWVVERLGKFDRVLSPGADFVIPFIERVAYKHSLKEIPLDVPSQVCITRDNTQLQVDGVLYFQVTDAMRASYGSSNYISAITQLSQTTLRSVIGKLELDRTFEERDFINTTIVASLDEAALNWGVKVLRYEIKDLTPPAEILRAMQAQITAEREKRALIAASEGRRQEQINIATGEREAAIARSEGEKQAQINKAQGEAAAVLAIAEATAKAITQVGDAVRQPGGMEAVNLKVAERYVEAFGEVAKEGNTLILPSNLSDVGGLVASAMTIVKSTRT; encoded by the coding sequence GTGCTGGTGGTCGTCGTCGTCCTGGCGCTTCTGGTAGTCATCAAGGCCATTGCCATCGTGCCTCAGCAACATGCCTGGGTGGTCGAGCGGTTGGGCAAATTCGATCGCGTGCTCTCTCCGGGCGCGGACTTTGTGATTCCCTTTATCGAGCGGGTGGCCTACAAACATTCGCTCAAGGAAATTCCGCTCGATGTGCCCAGCCAGGTCTGCATCACGCGTGACAACACGCAGTTGCAGGTCGATGGCGTGCTGTATTTCCAGGTCACTGACGCCATGCGTGCTTCGTATGGTTCGTCGAACTATATTTCGGCCATCACGCAACTGTCGCAGACGACGTTGCGCTCGGTGATCGGCAAGCTGGAACTGGACCGCACCTTTGAGGAGCGCGACTTCATCAATACGACCATCGTGGCCTCGCTGGATGAGGCGGCCTTGAATTGGGGTGTGAAAGTCCTGCGCTATGAAATCAAGGATCTGACGCCTCCGGCCGAAATCCTGCGTGCCATGCAGGCGCAGATCACGGCCGAGCGCGAGAAACGGGCTCTCATTGCCGCGTCCGAAGGCCGCCGCCAGGAGCAGATCAATATCGCCACGGGCGAGCGTGAAGCGGCCATCGCGCGCTCCGAGGGCGAGAAACAGGCGCAGATCAATAAGGCGCAGGGCGAGGCGGCTGCGGTCCTGGCGATTGCCGAGGCCACGGCCAAGGCCATCACCCAAGTGGGCGATGCCGTACGCCAACCGGGGGGCATGGAGGCAGTAAACCTCAAGGTCGCCGAGCGTTATGTCGAGGCCTTTGGCGAAGTGGCCAAAGAAGGCAATACGCTCATTCTGCCTTCCAACCTGTCTGACGTCGGTGGGTTGGTCGCTTCGGCGATGACGATTGTTAAGTCCACCCGTACCTGA
- a CDS encoding glutamine amidotransferase class-I family protein, with the protein MPLPLPILILHTGDPDAGLASHHGSYAEMIRRAAGLARSEVHVVAVHEGQSPEAPSRYRAALITGSPAMVTDHEDWSEACALWLRSAAEAGLPMFGICYGHQLLAHALGGRVDYNPAGRELGTHEITLSAAAQDDPVTAGLPQRLPAQMMHAQSVITPPGGSIVLASSPMDAHQMLRLRPGVYSTQFHPEFQADFVRDHILHHGDAYAREGLDTAALSAGVSATPQACGLLARFVAHYAASQRTA; encoded by the coding sequence ATGCCCTTGCCCTTGCCCATCCTCATTCTTCACACTGGCGACCCCGACGCCGGGCTCGCCAGCCACCATGGCAGCTATGCGGAAATGATACGCCGGGCAGCGGGCCTGGCCCGCTCAGAGGTCCACGTCGTCGCCGTGCACGAGGGCCAGTCGCCCGAGGCGCCTTCCAGGTACCGCGCCGCCCTGATCACCGGCTCTCCGGCCATGGTGACCGACCACGAAGACTGGAGCGAAGCCTGCGCCCTGTGGTTACGCAGCGCCGCCGAGGCTGGCCTGCCGATGTTTGGCATCTGCTATGGGCACCAATTGCTCGCGCACGCCCTGGGTGGGCGGGTCGACTACAACCCGGCCGGGCGTGAGTTGGGCACGCACGAGATCACGCTGTCGGCAGCCGCCCAGGACGACCCGGTCACAGCCGGCCTGCCCCAGCGCCTGCCGGCCCAGATGATGCATGCCCAAAGCGTCATCACGCCCCCGGGTGGAAGCATCGTGCTGGCCAGCTCGCCCATGGATGCCCACCAGATGCTCAGGTTGCGGCCCGGCGTCTACAGCACCCAGTTTCATCCGGAGTTCCAGGCCGACTTCGTGCGCGACCACATCCTGCACCATGGTGACGCCTACGCGCGCGAGGGCCTGGATACGGCGGCACTGAGCGCCGGCGTCAGCGCGACCCCTCAGGCGTGTGGCCTGCTTGCGCGCTTTGTGGCCCATTACGCTGCCAGCCAGCGCACGGCCTGA
- the ppsA gene encoding phosphoenolpyruvate synthase, with the protein MISQLSGAGVRVPGGFATTAQAFRDFLTASGLDKRIADRLSTLNPEDVRELAVAGAEIRQWIIDAPFSAEFEQAIRDSFAKLDADGKGSFAVRSSATAEDLPDASFAGQQETFLNVVGIDDVLDKIRHVFASLYNDRAISYRVHKGYAHAEVALSAGVQRMVRSDKGSAGVMFTIDTESGFEEVVFITSSYGLGETVVQGAVNPDEFYVFKHALEAGHYPILSRRIGSKLIKMEFDPERPEGRAVRTVDVPVSERNRYSLTDDEVIELARYAVIIEKHYQRPMDIEWGRDGVDGKIYILQARPETVKSQQSGNDVQLRYRLKATGHVLATGRAIGQKIGAGPVRIVADVSEMDKVQPGDVLVTDMTDPNWEPVMKRASAIVTNRGGRTCHAAIIARELGIPAVVGCGDATDILKEGQPVTVSCAEGDEGRIYDGLIETEVEEVRRGSMPPIDVKIMMNVGNPQLAFDFAQIPNSGVGLARLEFIINNNIGIHPKAVLDYPNVDGELKQAVESAARGHASPRAFFVEKLAEGVATTGAAFWPKSVIVRMSDFKSNEYRKLVGGSRYEPEEENPMLGFRGASRYIAEDFAECFRMECEALKKVRDEMGLTNVEIMVPFVRTVGQARKVVELLAAHGLKRGENGLRLIMMCEVPSNAILAEQFLEHFDGFSIGSNDMTQLTLGLDRDSGMELLAADFDERDDAVKFMLRRAIQACLAADKYVGICGQGPSDHPDFAQWLKDEGILSMSLNPDTVVDTWQQLAKG; encoded by the coding sequence ATGATCAGTCAGCTGTCTGGCGCGGGCGTCCGTGTTCCGGGCGGCTTTGCCACGACTGCTCAAGCCTTCCGAGACTTCCTGACGGCTTCCGGCCTGGACAAGCGTATTGCAGATCGCCTGTCCACCCTCAATCCCGAAGACGTGCGTGAGCTGGCCGTGGCTGGCGCCGAGATCCGTCAGTGGATCATCGATGCACCGTTTTCGGCAGAGTTCGAGCAGGCCATCCGCGACAGCTTCGCTAAGCTTGACGCCGATGGCAAGGGTTCGTTTGCCGTCCGCTCGTCGGCCACCGCCGAGGACCTGCCCGATGCGTCCTTTGCCGGCCAGCAGGAAACCTTCCTGAACGTCGTTGGCATCGATGACGTGCTGGACAAGATCCGCCATGTCTTTGCCTCGCTCTACAACGACCGCGCGATTTCCTATCGCGTGCACAAGGGTTACGCCCACGCGGAGGTCGCTCTGTCGGCGGGCGTGCAACGCATGGTGCGTTCTGACAAAGGCAGCGCTGGCGTCATGTTCACCATCGACACCGAGTCGGGATTTGAAGAGGTGGTGTTCATCACTTCCTCGTATGGCCTGGGCGAGACGGTGGTGCAGGGGGCGGTCAATCCGGACGAGTTCTACGTGTTCAAGCACGCTCTGGAAGCGGGCCACTATCCCATTCTCAGCCGCCGCATCGGTTCGAAGCTCATCAAGATGGAATTCGACCCCGAGCGCCCCGAAGGCCGCGCCGTGCGCACGGTGGATGTCCCCGTCTCCGAGCGCAATCGTTATTCGCTGACCGATGACGAAGTCATCGAACTGGCCCGTTATGCCGTCATCATCGAGAAGCACTATCAACGCCCGATGGACATCGAATGGGGCCGCGACGGCGTCGATGGCAAGATCTACATTCTGCAGGCCCGTCCTGAGACCGTGAAGTCCCAGCAAAGCGGCAATGATGTGCAGTTGCGCTACCGCCTGAAGGCCACGGGTCACGTGCTGGCCACCGGCCGCGCCATCGGTCAGAAAATCGGCGCCGGCCCCGTGCGTATCGTCGCCGACGTCTCCGAAATGGACAAGGTCCAGCCCGGCGACGTGCTGGTGACCGACATGACCGACCCCAACTGGGAGCCGGTCATGAAGCGCGCCTCGGCCATCGTCACCAACCGTGGCGGGCGCACCTGCCACGCCGCGATCATCGCGCGCGAGCTGGGCATCCCGGCTGTTGTGGGGTGTGGTGACGCGACCGATATTCTCAAGGAAGGGCAGCCGGTAACTGTCTCCTGCGCCGAGGGTGATGAGGGCCGCATCTATGATGGGCTGATCGAGACCGAAGTCGAGGAAGTCCGCCGTGGTTCGATGCCGCCCATCGACGTGAAGATCATGATGAACGTGGGCAATCCTCAGCTTGCCTTCGACTTCGCTCAGATTCCGAACTCCGGCGTCGGTCTGGCCCGCCTGGAATTCATCATCAACAACAATATCGGCATCCACCCGAAGGCCGTGCTCGACTATCCGAACGTGGATGGCGAACTCAAGCAGGCGGTGGAGTCGGCCGCTCGCGGTCACGCCAGCCCGCGCGCTTTCTTTGTCGAGAAGCTGGCCGAAGGCGTGGCGACCACCGGTGCAGCGTTCTGGCCGAAGTCGGTCATCGTGCGTATGTCGGACTTCAAGTCCAACGAGTACCGCAAGCTGGTCGGCGGTTCGCGCTATGAGCCCGAAGAAGAGAACCCCATGCTCGGCTTTCGCGGCGCTTCGCGCTACATCGCCGAAGACTTCGCCGAGTGCTTCCGCATGGAATGCGAAGCCCTCAAGAAGGTGCGCGACGAAATGGGCCTGACCAACGTCGAGATCATGGTGCCCTTCGTGCGTACGGTGGGCCAGGCGCGCAAGGTTGTCGAACTGCTGGCCGCCCACGGCCTCAAGCGCGGCGAGAATGGCCTGCGCCTGATCATGATGTGCGAAGTGCCGTCCAACGCGATTCTGGCCGAGCAGTTCCTGGAGCATTTCGACGGCTTCTCGATCGGTTCGAACGACATGACCCAGTTGACCCTGGGCCTGGACCGCGACTCCGGTATGGAGTTGCTGGCTGCCGATTTCGACGAACGGGACGATGCGGTCAAGTTCATGCTGCGCCGTGCGATCCAGGCTTGCCTGGCTGCTGACAAGTACGTGGGTATCTGCGGCCAAGGCCCCAGCGACCATCCGGACTTCGCGCAGTGGCTCAAAGACGAAGGTATTCTGTCCATGTCTCTGAACCCGGACACCGTGGTCGATACCTGGCAGCAGCTTGCCAAGGGCTGA